The proteins below are encoded in one region of Streptomyces marianii:
- a CDS encoding class I SAM-dependent methyltransferase, translating to MLTVDFTRFPLAPGDRVLDLGCGAGRHAFECYRRGARVVALDQNAEEIREVARWFAAMKEAGEAPEGASATAMEGDALNLPFPDESFDVVIISEVMEHIPDDKGVLAEMVRVLKPGGRIAVTVPRYGPEKICWALSDEYHEVEGGHIRIYRADELLGRIREAGLKPYGTHHAHALHSPYWWLKCAFGVDNDKALPVRAYHKLLVWDIMKKPLLTRVAEQALNPLVGKSFVVYATKPHLPGVDA from the coding sequence GTGCTGACCGTCGACTTCACCCGCTTTCCGCTCGCCCCGGGCGACCGTGTGCTCGATCTCGGCTGCGGTGCCGGGCGGCACGCGTTCGAGTGCTACCGGCGCGGAGCCCGGGTCGTGGCCCTCGACCAGAACGCCGAGGAGATCCGCGAGGTCGCCAGATGGTTCGCGGCGATGAAGGAGGCCGGCGAGGCGCCCGAGGGCGCGAGCGCCACCGCGATGGAGGGCGACGCGCTCAACCTGCCCTTCCCCGACGAGTCGTTCGACGTCGTCATCATCTCCGAGGTGATGGAGCACATCCCTGACGACAAGGGCGTCCTCGCCGAGATGGTCCGGGTGCTCAAGCCCGGCGGCCGGATCGCCGTGACCGTGCCCCGCTACGGCCCCGAGAAGATCTGCTGGGCGCTGTCCGACGAGTACCACGAGGTGGAGGGCGGTCACATCCGCATCTACCGGGCCGACGAACTCCTCGGCAGGATCCGCGAGGCGGGCCTCAAACCGTACGGCACCCACCACGCCCACGCGCTGCACTCGCCGTACTGGTGGCTGAAGTGCGCGTTCGGCGTCGACAACGACAAGGCGCTGCCGGTGCGCGCGTACCACAAGCTCCTCGTCTGGGACATCATGAAGAAGCCCCTGCTCACCAGGGTCGCCGAGCAGGCGCTGAACCCGCTCGTCGGCAAGAGCTTCGTGGTGTACGCGACCAAGCCGCACCTGCCCGGGGTCGACGCGTGA
- a CDS encoding prenyltransferase/squalene oxidase repeat-containing protein → MTVPWRRQGRTEHLVLPGVLTAEQAAETVAGILAVQREDGAIPWFRGHHLDPWDHTEAAMALDAAGEHSAATRAYEWLARHQNEDGSWYAAYHDGEADRPTDRGRETNFCAYLAVGVWHHYLATGDDVFLDRMWPSVHAAIEFVLRLQQPGGQIGWKREAPEDGGAAVDDALLTGSSSVFHALRCALAIAEEREEPQPDWELATGALGHAIRRHPERFLDKSHYSMDWYYPVLGGAVTGDQAKARIDAGWDAFVVPGLGVRCVLPNPWVTGGESCELALALWAVGESDRALEILQSVQHLRAEGGMYWTGYVFEGDRAVWPEELTTWTAGSLLLAVAALGGDEATTAVFGGERLPRGLEPECCR, encoded by the coding sequence GTGACCGTGCCCTGGCGCCGCCAAGGGCGTACCGAGCACCTCGTCCTGCCCGGGGTCCTCACAGCCGAGCAGGCCGCCGAGACCGTCGCCGGCATCCTCGCCGTCCAGCGCGAGGACGGGGCGATCCCCTGGTTCCGGGGACACCATCTGGACCCGTGGGACCACACCGAGGCCGCCATGGCGCTGGACGCGGCGGGCGAGCACTCCGCGGCGACCCGCGCCTACGAGTGGCTGGCACGCCATCAGAACGAGGACGGCTCCTGGTACGCCGCGTACCACGACGGCGAGGCCGACCGGCCCACCGACCGGGGGCGCGAGACCAACTTCTGCGCCTACCTGGCCGTCGGGGTCTGGCACCACTACCTGGCGACCGGCGACGACGTGTTCCTGGACCGGATGTGGCCCTCCGTCCACGCGGCGATCGAGTTCGTGCTCCGCCTCCAGCAGCCCGGCGGCCAGATCGGCTGGAAGCGGGAGGCACCGGAGGACGGAGGGGCGGCGGTCGACGACGCGCTGCTGACCGGGAGTTCGTCCGTCTTCCACGCGCTGCGCTGCGCCCTCGCCATCGCCGAGGAGCGCGAGGAACCGCAGCCGGACTGGGAGCTGGCGACCGGAGCCCTGGGGCACGCCATCCGCCGTCACCCGGAGCGCTTCCTCGACAAGTCCCACTACTCGATGGACTGGTACTACCCCGTCCTCGGCGGCGCCGTCACCGGCGACCAGGCGAAGGCCAGGATCGACGCGGGCTGGGACGCTTTCGTGGTCCCCGGGCTCGGCGTGCGGTGCGTACTGCCCAACCCGTGGGTGACGGGCGGGGAGAGCTGCGAACTGGCCCTGGCGCTCTGGGCGGTGGGGGAGTCCGACCGGGCGCTGGAGATCCTGCAGTCCGTCCAGCACCTGCGCGCCGAGGGCGGGATGTACTGGACGGGCTACGTCTTCGAGGGCGACCGCGCCGTGTGGCCGGAGGAGCTCACCACCTGGACGGCGGGTTCGCTGCTGCTCGCGGTGGCCGCCCTGGGGGGCGACGAGGCGACCACCGCGGTGTTCGGCGGGGAGCGGCTGCCGCGCGGCCTCGAACCGGAGTGCTGCCGGTAG
- a CDS encoding LLM class F420-dependent oxidoreductase, whose protein sequence is MRLGLALGYWGRGPDPAQTDLAVEAERLGYDSVWTAEAWGSDAFTPLTWIAARTTRIRLGTAVAQMAARTPTATAMHALTLDHLSGGRMLLGLGLSGPQVVEGWYGRPFPRSPLTATREYVDVVRQVLRREGPVELDGRFHALPYSGEDGTGLGKALKPITHPLRAGLPVLLGAEGPKNIAQTTRIADGWLPLYWSPLRTDVYEASLTELPEDFMIAPMARAHVCDDVAEGLLPVKAMLGFYIGGMGHAARNFHADLMARMGYEAEARHIQRLFAEGRREEAVLAVPDAFADEISLVGPRERVAERLESWRKGPVTDLLVTAPDPRTLRVLAELNG, encoded by the coding sequence ATGCGGCTCGGACTCGCACTCGGCTACTGGGGGCGCGGCCCGGACCCCGCGCAGACCGACCTCGCCGTGGAGGCGGAGCGGCTCGGCTACGACTCCGTGTGGACGGCCGAGGCATGGGGCTCCGACGCGTTCACCCCGCTCACCTGGATCGCCGCGCGGACCACGCGGATCCGGCTCGGCACGGCGGTGGCGCAGATGGCGGCCCGCACGCCCACGGCCACGGCCATGCACGCGCTCACGCTCGACCACCTCTCAGGCGGGCGGATGCTCCTGGGACTCGGGCTGTCGGGACCGCAGGTCGTCGAGGGCTGGTACGGACGGCCGTTCCCGAGGAGCCCACTGACGGCGACCCGGGAGTACGTGGACGTCGTCCGCCAGGTCCTGCGCCGCGAGGGCCCCGTGGAACTCGACGGCCGCTTCCACGCCCTCCCGTACAGCGGGGAGGACGGCACCGGCCTCGGCAAGGCGCTCAAGCCGATCACCCACCCGCTGCGGGCCGGGCTGCCGGTGCTGCTGGGGGCCGAGGGCCCGAAGAACATCGCGCAGACGACCCGGATCGCGGACGGCTGGCTGCCGCTGTACTGGTCGCCGCTGCGGACGGACGTCTACGAGGCGTCGCTCACCGAACTGCCCGAGGACTTCATGATCGCGCCGATGGCCCGTGCCCACGTCTGCGACGACGTCGCCGAAGGGCTGCTCCCGGTCAAGGCGATGCTGGGCTTCTACATCGGCGGCATGGGCCACGCCGCCCGCAACTTCCACGCCGATCTGATGGCGCGCATGGGCTACGAGGCCGAAGCCCGGCACATCCAGCGGCTGTTCGCCGAGGGCCGCCGCGAGGAGGCGGTGCTCGCCGTACCCGACGCCTTCGCCGACGAGATCTCGCTCGTCGGGCCGCGGGAACGCGTCGCCGAGCGGCTGGAGTCATGGCGCAAGGGCCCGGTTACGGACCTGCTGGTGACGGCACCGGATCCCCGCACCCTGAGGGTCCTGGCGGAGCTGAACGGCTGA
- a CDS encoding DUF5336 domain-containing protein: MNIRSLTRGDGVVIGAAVVLFIASFLDFVSVDCPSGVDCSSADLPNAWDSLGTVMSIYLGGIIAAGLIVVGRAMPGRKVVGLDVAQFGVALSVFALWTMFWTLLDINGDAGAGAILGLLGTLLLAAGAIATPLVPALKAPLVGAPRPQTPQPYGAQPQGGYGYPGAQQQPYGGQPGQQQPYGGQQPGGPAQGQPQGAPAPEFSPFWFAVPVARPLYAEDGSPTPIAELAPGTWYLAVDQRGPALVAQTQDGRRGVLQDTTGIQRG, translated from the coding sequence GTGAACATCCGCTCCCTCACTCGAGGCGATGGCGTGGTGATCGGAGCAGCGGTGGTGCTGTTCATCGCCTCGTTCCTCGACTTCGTCAGCGTCGACTGCCCGAGCGGCGTCGACTGCTCCTCGGCGGACCTGCCGAACGCCTGGGACTCGCTGGGCACGGTGATGTCGATCTACCTCGGCGGGATCATCGCCGCGGGGCTGATCGTCGTCGGCCGCGCCATGCCGGGGCGCAAGGTCGTGGGCCTGGACGTCGCGCAGTTCGGCGTCGCCCTGAGCGTCTTCGCCCTCTGGACGATGTTCTGGACGCTCCTCGACATCAACGGCGACGCGGGCGCGGGTGCGATCCTCGGCCTGCTCGGCACCCTGCTGCTGGCCGCGGGCGCGATCGCCACTCCGCTCGTCCCCGCCCTCAAGGCCCCCCTGGTCGGCGCGCCCAGGCCGCAGACCCCGCAGCCCTACGGCGCCCAGCCGCAAGGCGGTTACGGCTACCCCGGCGCCCAGCAGCAGCCCTACGGGGGCCAGCCGGGGCAGCAGCAACCGTACGGGGGCCAGCAGCCCGGCGGCCCCGCGCAGGGGCAGCCGCAGGGCGCCCCGGCCCCGGAGTTCTCGCCGTTCTGGTTCGCGGTGCCGGTGGCCCGGCCGCTGTACGCGGAGGACGGCTCCCCGACGCCGATCGCCGAACTGGCGCCCGGCACCTGGTACCTCGCGGTCGACCAGCGCGGCCCGGCCCTGGTGGCGCAGACGCAGGACGGCCGGCGCGGCGTCCTGCAGGACACCACCGGCATCCAGCGCGGCTGA
- a CDS encoding N-acetylmuramoyl-L-alanine amidase, producing the protein MPYDLNQPPPPRPRLLASRAGARGAAVLAVAALTAVTLAGCGGSGGPGTAPAPGGPEKTGAAPSAAPPSGAAPAGGGTSAPRGPDAPDAPDTPDTPETPSGDAKPSTPGRGPLAGRVVVIDPGHNPGNFRHAREINRPVDIGTNRKECDTTGTSTNDGYTEAAFTLDVSHRLRTLLERQGATVRFTQDGDRSFGPCVDERARIGNEAGADAVVSIHADGSGSGNRGFHVIHPAPVKRGAADTTGIVGPSRELAERIAGKFVRATGSAPANYVGGATGLDERGDLGGLNLSTVPKVFVECGNMRDAKDAALLRSSQWRQKAAQGIAEGISTYLLG; encoded by the coding sequence GTGCCGTACGACCTGAACCAGCCGCCCCCGCCCCGGCCCCGCCTCCTCGCGTCCCGGGCCGGAGCCCGCGGCGCAGCCGTCCTCGCCGTCGCCGCGCTGACGGCGGTGACGCTCGCCGGCTGCGGCGGTTCGGGCGGCCCCGGCACCGCGCCCGCCCCCGGCGGCCCGGAGAAGACCGGCGCCGCGCCGTCCGCCGCGCCGCCGTCCGGTGCCGCCCCCGCGGGCGGCGGCACCTCGGCACCCCGGGGCCCGGACGCCCCAGATGCCCCGGACACCCCGGACACCCCGGAGACGCCCTCCGGGGACGCCAAGCCCTCCACTCCGGGCAGGGGTCCGCTCGCGGGCAGGGTCGTCGTGATCGACCCCGGCCACAACCCCGGGAACTTCCGGCACGCCCGCGAGATCAACCGACCCGTGGACATCGGGACGAACCGCAAGGAGTGCGACACCACGGGCACGTCCACCAACGACGGTTACACGGAGGCCGCATTCACCCTCGATGTTTCACACCGTCTTCGCACCCTGCTGGAGAGGCAGGGCGCAACGGTGCGATTCACCCAGGACGGCGACCGGTCGTTCGGCCCCTGCGTGGACGAGCGGGCCCGTATCGGCAACGAGGCCGGAGCCGACGCGGTGGTCTCGATCCACGCCGACGGCTCGGGCAGCGGCAACCGCGGCTTCCATGTGATCCACCCCGCCCCGGTGAAGCGCGGTGCCGCCGACACCACCGGGATCGTCGGCCCGTCCCGCGAACTGGCGGAGCGCATCGCCGGGAAGTTCGTGCGGGCCACCGGCAGCGCGCCCGCCAACTACGTCGGCGGCGCCACGGGGTTGGACGAGCGCGGGGATCTCGGCGGACTGAATCTGTCGACCGTTCCCAAAGTGTTCGTCGAGTGCGGGAACATGCGTGACGCGAAGGACGCGGCCCTGCTGAGGAGTTCGCAGTGGCGCCAGAAGGCGGCGCAGGGGATCGCCGAAGGCATCAGCACCTATCTGCTGGGGTAG
- a CDS encoding class I SAM-dependent methyltransferase: MAPAAPKPEILAAFEAAKGFMPVDEGLALYAAAVEAGALGLPLLEVGTYCGRSTILLADAAREAGTVAVTVDHHRGSEEQQPGWDYHDPELVDPEVGRMDTLPAFRRTVHAAGLEDHVIAVVGRSPQVAKVWGREVGLVFVDGGHTDEHAANDYEGWAPHVAGGGLLVIHDVFPDPVDEWTGQAPYRIYLRALASGAFTEVSATGSLRVLRRTGAGI; this comes from the coding sequence ATGGCCCCCGCCGCCCCCAAGCCGGAGATCCTCGCCGCGTTCGAGGCCGCCAAGGGCTTCATGCCCGTCGACGAGGGCCTCGCCCTGTACGCGGCGGCCGTGGAGGCCGGGGCGCTCGGGCTGCCGCTGCTGGAGGTCGGGACGTACTGCGGCCGGTCCACGATCCTGCTGGCGGACGCCGCGCGCGAGGCCGGAACCGTGGCCGTCACCGTCGACCACCACCGCGGCAGCGAGGAGCAGCAGCCGGGCTGGGACTACCACGACCCGGAGCTCGTGGACCCCGAGGTCGGGCGCATGGACACCCTCCCCGCCTTCCGCCGCACCGTGCACGCGGCAGGGCTGGAGGACCACGTGATCGCCGTCGTGGGACGGTCGCCGCAGGTGGCGAAGGTCTGGGGCCGCGAGGTGGGCCTGGTCTTCGTCGACGGCGGGCACACCGACGAGCACGCCGCGAACGACTACGAGGGCTGGGCCCCGCACGTGGCCGGGGGCGGCCTGCTCGTCATCCACGACGTCTTCCCCGACCCGGTCGACGAGTGGACCGGCCAGGCGCCCTACCGGATCTATCTGAGGGCGCTCGCCTCCGGCGCGTTCACCGAGGTGTCGGCCACCGGCTCGCTGCGGGTGCTGCGGCGCACTGGCGCCGGAATCTGA
- a CDS encoding SMI1/KNR4 family protein: protein MAGLEALKQLLGMPLPRRWSPADWTEVESYVGSPLPSDFKAFLDIYGTGVIAEELVVFHPNGSSPLLERMRRIHESFANSRERRPDDFPHPFHPEPGGLISWGYDYGGDEHFFLPCNPDPDRWTIVTMAHEEGCATFDGSFTEFIVAFMERLEFMDEDGNIGPAVPSFESC, encoded by the coding sequence ATGGCAGGACTCGAAGCGTTGAAGCAGCTGCTCGGCATGCCGTTGCCACGTCGGTGGTCACCCGCCGATTGGACCGAGGTCGAGAGCTATGTGGGGTCACCCTTGCCGAGCGACTTCAAGGCATTCTTGGACATCTACGGCACCGGCGTGATTGCCGAAGAACTTGTGGTCTTCCACCCCAACGGCTCCAGCCCGCTGCTGGAGCGCATGCGCCGCATCCACGAGAGCTTCGCCAACTCGCGCGAACGCCGCCCGGACGACTTCCCGCACCCGTTCCACCCCGAGCCGGGCGGCTTGATCTCCTGGGGCTACGACTATGGCGGCGACGAGCACTTCTTCCTGCCCTGCAACCCGGATCCAGACCGCTGGACGATCGTCACCATGGCCCACGAAGAGGGATGCGCGACCTTCGACGGCTCGTTCACCGAGTTCATCGTGGCGTTTATGGAACGGCTCGAGTTCATGGACGAAGACGGCAACATCGGTCCGGCTGTCCCCAGCTTCGAATCCTGCTGA
- a CDS encoding transposase — MGSKKKPPYDAEFREGAVRIVVETGRPAGEVAEERGINPGTLHSWVSRWRRNGTTSSDRPVQPTAASGGGGRVREAERAELERLCREIGEKSKRIRELEMERDVFKRCMALWVK, encoded by the coding sequence ATGGGGTCCAAGAAGAAGCCGCCGTACGACGCTGAGTTCCGTGAGGGCGCGGTGCGCATCGTGGTCGAGACCGGGAGGCCGGCCGGCGAGGTCGCCGAGGAGCGCGGCATCAACCCGGGCACGCTGCACAGCTGGGTGTCGCGGTGGCGGCGCAACGGGACGACGTCCTCGGACCGGCCCGTACAACCGACAGCCGCCAGTGGCGGTGGCGGTCGGGTGCGGGAGGCCGAGCGGGCCGAGCTGGAGCGGCTGTGCCGGGAGATCGGGGAGAAGAGCAAGCGGATCCGGGAGCTGGAGATGGAGCGTGATGTCTTCAAGCGATGTATGGCCCTCTGGGTGAAGTGA
- a CDS encoding IS3 family transposase, whose translation MIENAPEAVVAFIGSQRVGHGVPHRVSCRVVGVSEAWFYKWRRRPDEPTKRVVRRARLEERIIHFFTESGGTYGSPRITLDLWAEGWQVSVNTVAEIMAGLGLQGRKPPRRRSLTRQGKRKAAPDLVNRRFDAVAPDVLWYGDMTEIETGEGKIYLATVIDAFSRRCLGYAMGEHHDAALVGASLKMATATRGGRRDGTIFHSDRGSEYTSEAYNTLCDRPGVVQSMGRAPAFSANVPVCSDGMLQIDQPRCLIGTGSGPMTHGSRNGHLGRTPGP comes from the coding sequence GTGATCGAGAACGCTCCGGAGGCGGTGGTCGCCTTCATCGGTAGCCAGAGGGTCGGGCATGGCGTCCCGCACCGGGTGTCCTGCCGGGTGGTCGGGGTGAGCGAGGCTTGGTTCTACAAGTGGCGCCGGCGCCCCGACGAGCCGACGAAACGCGTGGTCAGGAGGGCGAGGCTGGAGGAGCGGATCATCCACTTCTTCACGGAGTCCGGCGGCACCTACGGCTCGCCGAGGATCACTTTGGATCTGTGGGCGGAGGGCTGGCAGGTGTCGGTGAACACGGTCGCGGAGATCATGGCCGGGCTCGGTCTGCAGGGCCGCAAGCCGCCCAGGCGGCGGTCGCTGACCCGGCAGGGCAAGCGGAAGGCTGCCCCTGACCTGGTGAATCGCCGTTTCGACGCGGTGGCCCCGGACGTTCTCTGGTACGGCGATATGACGGAGATCGAGACCGGCGAGGGCAAGATCTATCTAGCCACGGTCATCGACGCGTTCTCGCGCCGTTGCCTCGGCTACGCCATGGGCGAGCACCATGACGCGGCCTTGGTCGGGGCGTCGTTGAAGATGGCCACCGCGACGCGCGGTGGCCGAAGGGACGGGACGATCTTCCACAGCGACAGGGGAAGTGAGTACACGTCAGAGGCGTACAACACCCTGTGTGACCGTCCGGGCGTGGTGCAGTCCATGGGCAGGGCCCCGGCGTTCTCCGCGAATGTCCCGGTTTGCTCCGACGGGATGTTGCAGATCGATCAGCCTCGTTGCCTGATCGGAACGGGGTCCGGACCGATGACGCACGGATCTCGAAACGGACATCTCGGGAGAACGCCGGGGCCCTGA
- a CDS encoding integrase core domain-containing protein: MGRVGSALDNAAAESFNSLIKVEYIHRHRFATRTEARLKIATWITGFYNPRRRHSAAGGLPPEEFERSITEARKKSDQRCQAA; the protein is encoded by the coding sequence ATGGGGCGGGTGGGGTCGGCGCTGGACAACGCCGCCGCGGAGTCGTTCAACTCGCTGATCAAGGTCGAGTACATCCACCGGCACCGGTTCGCCACCCGCACCGAGGCCCGCCTGAAGATCGCCACCTGGATCACCGGGTTCTACAACCCGCGACGCAGGCACAGCGCGGCCGGCGGCCTGCCGCCGGAGGAGTTCGAACGGAGCATCACCGAAGCACGCAAGAAGAGCGACCAGAGGTGCCAGGCCGCATAG
- a CDS encoding TnsA-like heteromeric transposase endonuclease subunit: MEVSSQPFWLFWTSGNGKGLSHVPDYFARRDDGSAVVLDCRPAERRRPRDWEKFEATRAACDHVGWDFRLVGTPDEILVRNVRWLAGYRHTRHVVEPIASRLRKAFVNPLVS; this comes from the coding sequence GTGGAGGTGTCGTCGCAGCCGTTCTGGCTGTTCTGGACGTCGGGGAACGGCAAGGGTCTCTCGCACGTGCCGGACTACTTCGCACGGCGGGACGATGGTTCCGCAGTGGTGCTCGACTGCCGCCCGGCGGAACGGCGCCGGCCTCGGGACTGGGAGAAGTTCGAGGCGACGCGGGCGGCCTGCGATCACGTGGGGTGGGACTTCCGCCTGGTGGGGACGCCGGACGAGATCCTGGTGCGGAATGTCAGGTGGCTGGCGGGCTATCGGCATACGCGCCATGTGGTGGAGCCAATTGCATCTCGGTTGCGGAAGGCGTTTGTCAATCCCCTGGTTTCGTAG
- a CDS encoding type II toxin-antitoxin system PemK/MazF family toxin, translating to MQRGEVWWVEFDERRLVVLLAADDASRIRAMQVVTPAGVDISGLGVEVQVGAMEELPFEGVLRFAFPRPGFTPCTWLTTVSQDDLIERAGVLSSAKLSEIEDALRLGEQAKERTPATTAKLSEIRDALRLGELG from the coding sequence GTGCAACGTGGCGAAGTCTGGTGGGTGGAGTTCGACGAGCGGCGGCTGGTCGTACTGCTGGCGGCAGACGACGCGTCCAGGATCCGGGCGATGCAGGTCGTCACTCCTGCGGGCGTCGACATCAGCGGTCTGGGCGTCGAAGTGCAAGTAGGTGCCATGGAAGAACTGCCCTTTGAAGGCGTGCTGCGGTTCGCGTTCCCGCGCCCGGGCTTTACCCCCTGCACGTGGCTGACCACCGTGTCCCAGGACGACCTGATCGAGCGGGCGGGCGTCCTGTCCTCCGCGAAGCTCAGCGAGATTGAGGACGCCCTCCGTCTCGGCGAACAGGCGAAGGAACGGACCCCGGCGACAACCGCGAAGCTCAGCGAGATAAGGGACGCCCTCCGTCTCGGTGAACTCGGGTAG
- a CDS encoding IS701 family transposase, with protein sequence MGRIAGRFARVEPRRRAARLVLGLLADLPRKNCWTIAEWAGETTPDGMQHLLGRAKWDADQVRDDVCGYVVEHLHDDRAVLVVDETGDVKKGTGTVGVQRQYTGTAGRIENSQVAVYLVYAGKRGHAAVDRELYVPRSWTSDPDRCRAAGLAEETTFATKPELATRMVARFLDAGHQAAWVAGDEVYGGDPKLRTALEERGTGYVLAVACSHEVTTGAGKFRADILAKKVPKRAWQKLSAGAGAKGHRVYNWAVIDLPDPRPGSRQLLIRRNRSTGELAYYRCYSPASVPLTVLVRVAGSRWRVEEFFQSGKGLAALDEHQVRRYTSWSRWVTLAMLAHAFLAVVRADEHTRPAPDALIPLTCNEIQRLFITLIVRPVHDTAHRLGWSNWRRRHQARSQASHYRRQATQE encoded by the coding sequence ATGGGCCGGATCGCGGGGCGCTTCGCCCGGGTCGAACCCCGGCGCAGGGCGGCGCGGTTGGTGCTCGGTCTATTGGCCGACCTGCCGCGCAAGAACTGCTGGACCATCGCCGAGTGGGCTGGCGAGACCACTCCGGACGGCATGCAGCACCTGTTGGGCAGGGCCAAGTGGGATGCCGATCAGGTCCGCGACGACGTGTGCGGCTACGTGGTGGAGCACCTGCACGACGACCGGGCGGTGCTGGTCGTCGACGAGACCGGCGATGTGAAGAAGGGCACTGGCACGGTCGGCGTCCAGCGCCAATACACCGGCACTGCCGGCCGGATCGAGAACTCCCAAGTCGCCGTCTACCTGGTTTACGCAGGCAAGCGCGGCCACGCCGCAGTGGACCGGGAACTCTACGTTCCGCGCTCCTGGACCTCCGACCCCGACCGCTGCCGCGCCGCGGGCCTTGCCGAGGAAACCACCTTCGCCACCAAGCCGGAGCTGGCCACTCGTATGGTCGCCCGGTTCCTGGACGCCGGCCACCAGGCCGCATGGGTTGCCGGCGACGAGGTCTACGGCGGCGACCCGAAGCTGCGAACCGCACTGGAGGAACGCGGCACCGGCTACGTCCTCGCGGTGGCCTGCTCGCACGAAGTCACCACCGGTGCGGGGAAGTTCCGTGCGGACATCTTGGCCAAGAAGGTGCCCAAGCGGGCCTGGCAGAAGCTCTCCGCAGGGGCCGGGGCCAAGGGCCACCGCGTCTACAACTGGGCAGTCATCGACCTCCCCGACCCCCGCCCCGGGAGTCGTCAGCTACTGATCCGCCGTAACCGCAGCACCGGCGAACTCGCCTACTACCGCTGCTACTCGCCCGCGTCCGTGCCGCTGACCGTGCTGGTCAGAGTCGCCGGATCAAGATGGCGGGTGGAGGAGTTTTTCCAGTCGGGCAAGGGCCTGGCCGCACTCGACGAGCACCAGGTCCGCCGCTATACCTCCTGGTCCCGCTGGGTCACCCTCGCCATGCTCGCGCACGCTTTCCTCGCCGTCGTACGCGCAGACGAGCACACCCGCCCCGCACCCGATGCCCTCATTCCGCTCACCTGCAACGAGATCCAGCGCCTGTTCATCACCCTCATCGTCCGACCCGTCCACGACACAGCCCACCGGCTCGGTTGGTCGAACTGGCGACGCCGCCACCAGGCCCGATCCCAAGCCAGCCACTACCGACGACAAGCCACTCAGGAATGA
- a CDS encoding DUF4241 domain-containing protein: protein MVRVTDARLRAGAEVAEYLEEVLTAGARLGVLSDHPLTFVEVVEVSEVTSIRIPSGRLIVDSPWTDEEPRELKERISPGVYRVDAAWVEAPHEFMGEYVSGRECAAIRLCVRDAPVVGWEMGLAVGDDIERLQKGQEVGFETDTAMGCFSDAVAWSALTAPFRSFREACESREPGTFVSRDTAGLCDGYFERSPDESHGADLLTFVANEGRTVVWLGRTDSGSVASIVVVPHLDMLA from the coding sequence ATGGTGCGGGTGACGGATGCTCGGCTGAGGGCAGGTGCGGAGGTTGCTGAGTACCTGGAGGAGGTCCTTACTGCGGGTGCGCGGCTGGGTGTGCTGTCCGACCATCCACTGACCTTCGTTGAAGTGGTCGAGGTCTCGGAGGTGACATCGATCCGGATACCCAGTGGCCGTCTCATCGTGGACTCGCCGTGGACGGACGAGGAGCCCCGCGAGCTCAAGGAGCGGATCTCACCTGGTGTTTATCGCGTGGATGCCGCTTGGGTGGAGGCTCCCCACGAATTCATGGGCGAGTACGTTTCCGGCCGGGAGTGTGCAGCGATTCGCTTGTGTGTCAGGGATGCCCCCGTCGTCGGTTGGGAGATGGGTCTCGCGGTGGGCGACGACATCGAGCGGCTTCAGAAGGGGCAGGAGGTTGGGTTCGAAACCGATACCGCCATGGGCTGCTTCTCCGACGCTGTTGCATGGTCGGCGTTGACCGCGCCGTTCCGCAGCTTTCGGGAGGCGTGCGAGAGCCGCGAGCCAGGCACGTTCGTGTCCCGTGACACCGCGGGCCTGTGCGATGGGTACTTCGAACGGTCCCCTGACGAGTCTCATGGCGCTGACCTGCTCACCTTCGTGGCCAACGAAGGGCGAACTGTCGTCTGGCTCGGCCGCACGGACAGCGGCAGCGTCGCCTCGATCGTCGTGGTCCCGCACCTAGACATGTTGGCCTGA